The uncultured Cohaesibacter sp. genome window below encodes:
- a CDS encoding ABC transporter ATP-binding protein, translating to MITFDNVSKRYSLPGGSYKTILETLDFTFPKRNIGLIGENGAGKSTVLRMISGAELPDTGHVRRNLEVSFPLGFAGSFNGSLTGIENTRFVARIYGKDTEQVIEYVEKFAELGRHFYAPVRTYSSGMKARLSFGVSLAIDFECYLVDEITAVGDSRFKEKSKKAFMEKLETAKIIMVSHSNNTLRDYCDMGIIMRNGKINVFEDLDEAIKNHEQYMKT from the coding sequence ATGATTACCTTCGATAATGTGTCAAAGAGATACAGCTTGCCTGGCGGCAGTTATAAAACTATTCTTGAAACGCTCGATTTTACCTTTCCTAAGAGAAATATTGGTTTGATCGGCGAAAATGGTGCGGGTAAGTCTACCGTCTTAAGAATGATCTCCGGAGCTGAATTGCCAGATACTGGGCACGTTAGACGCAATTTAGAAGTTTCTTTCCCTTTAGGATTTGCAGGTAGTTTTAACGGGTCTCTTACAGGTATAGAAAATACGCGTTTCGTTGCCCGAATTTATGGGAAAGATACGGAGCAAGTTATCGAATACGTCGAGAAATTTGCGGAATTGGGTCGCCATTTTTACGCGCCGGTTCGGACATACTCTTCGGGAATGAAAGCAAGATTATCCTTTGGGGTGTCGCTAGCTATAGATTTCGAATGCTATTTAGTTGACGAAATTACCGCAGTTGGAGATTCAAGATTTAAAGAAAAATCTAAAAAGGCATTTATGGAGAAGCTCGAAACTGCAAAAATTATAATGGTTTCTCATTCAAATAACACGTTGAGGGATTATTGCGATATGGGCATCATAATGCGAAATGGAAAAATTAACGTATTTGAAGATTTGGATGAGGCTATAAAGAACCATGAACAGTATATGAAAACATAA